In Rissa tridactyla isolate bRisTri1 chromosome 8, bRisTri1.patW.cur.20221130, whole genome shotgun sequence, one genomic interval encodes:
- the TRAP1 gene encoding heat shock protein 75 kDa, mitochondrial → MAAAAAARRGRCLAALLRPGAAGGRAVPAAKGAACLQRQVLRHWSFRYNIPATSISALRMYSTQTAENKEDEPLHTIISNTENVKGTASKHEFQAETKKLLDIVARSLYSEKEVFIRELISNGSDALEKLRHRLMAEGKALPEMEIHLQTDSGKGTITIQDTGIGMTQEELVSNLGTIARSGSKAFLDALQSQAEASSKIIGQFGVGFYSAFMVADKVEVFSQSAEPGSPGYHWSSDGSGMFEIAEASGVRTGTKIIIHLKEDCKEFANEDRVKEVVTKYSNFISFPLYLNGRRINTLQALWMLDPKDIGEWQHEEFYRFIAQAYDKPRYILHYKTDAPLNIRSIFYVPEQKPSMFDISRELGSSVALYSRKILIQTKAADILPKWLRFLRGVVDSEDIPLNLSRELLQESALIRKLRDVLQKRLIKFFIDQSKKDPEKYAKFFEDYGVFMREGIVTIAEQDVKEDIAKLLRYESSALPAGQLTSLTDYASRMKAGSRNIYYLCAPNRHLAEHSPYFEAMKKKDMEVLFCYEQFDELTLLHLREFDKKKLISVETDIVVDHYKEEKFEESQPAAERLTEKEAEDLMAWMRNALGSRVTGVKVTTRLDTHPAMITVLEMGAARHFLRMQQLAKTQEERAQLLQPTLEINTGHALIKKLNELKDSQPDLAQLLLDQIYENAMIAAGLNEDPRPMVSRLNELLTRILEKN, encoded by the exons atggcggcggcggcggcggcgcggcgggggcggtgcCTGGCGGCTCTGCTgcgccccggggccgcgggcgggcgggcggtccCCGCAG CAAAAGGAGCAGCATGTCTCCAAAGACAAGTACTCCGTCATTGGAGCTTCCGATACAACATTCCTGCCACCAGCATTTCTGCTCTCCGAATGTACAGCACGCAGACAGCGGAGAACAAGGAAGACGAGCCACTGCACACCATCATCAGCAACACGGAGAACGTGAAAG GTACAGCTTCTAAACATGAGTTTCAGGCTGAAACAAAGAAACTGCTGGACATTGTTGCCCGTTCCTTGTACTCAGAGAAGGAG GTATTTATCCGGGAGCTGATCTCCAATGGCAGTGATGCGCTGGAGAAACTGCGTCATCGGCTGATGGCAGAAGGGAAGGCCTTGCCTGAGATGGAGATCCACCTGCAGACTGACAGCGGAAAGGGAACCATTACGATCCAG gaCACGGGTATTGGGATGACCCAGGAGGAGCTGGTTTCTAACCTCGGTACCATTGCTCGATCAGGCTCAAAG GCTTTTCTAGATGCTCTGCAGAGCCAAGCTGAAGCCAGTAGTAAAATCATCGGCCAGTTTGGAGTGGGTTTCTACTCAGCCTTCATGGTGGCTGATAAAGTGGAGGTGTTCTCCCAGTCTGCAgagccggggagcccaggctATCACTGGTCTTCAGATGG TTCAGGAATGTTTGAGATTGCAGAAGCGTCTGGTGTCAGAACTGGGACTAAGATTATTATACATCTCAAAGAAGACTGCAAGGAGTTTGCAAATGAAGACCGAGTCAAGG AGGTGGTGACAAAATACAGCAACTTCATCAGCTTCCCACTGTACCTCAATGGGAGAAGAATTAACACATTACAG GCACTCTGGATGCTGGACCCCAAGGACATCGGCGAGTGGCAGCATGAGGAGTTCTACCGCTTCATAGCACAGGCTTACGACAAGCCCCGCTACATCCTGCACTACAAGACCGATGCTCCCCTCAACATCCGCAGCATCTTCTATGTGCCTGAGCAA AAACCATCCATGTTCGATATCAGCAGGGAACTGGGCTCCAGTGTTGCCCTCTACAGCCGCAAAATTCTCATCCAAACCAAAGCTGCGGACATCCTGCCTAAATGGCTGCGTTTTCTTAGAG GTGTTGTGGACAGTGAGGATATACCCCTGAACctcagcagggagctgctgcaggagagtGCCCTTATCAG GAAGCTCCGAGATGTTTTGCAGAAGAGGTTGATCAAGTTCTTCATTGACCAGAGCAAGAAGGACCCTGAGAAATATGCCAAATTCTTTGAGGACTATGGGGTATTCATGAGAGAGGGGATTGTCACGATTGCAGAGCAAGATGTCAAG GAGGACATAGCAAAGTTGCTACGTTATGAATCGTCTGCCCTGCCCGCAGGCCAGCTGACCAGCCTGACCGACTACGCCTCCCGCATGAAGGCAGGAAGCAGAAACATCTACTACCTGTGTGCCCCAAACCGGCATCTGGCCGAGCACTCCCCATACTTTGAGGCCATgaagaagaaggacatggag GTCCTGTTCTGCTATGAGCAATTTGATGAGCTGACGCTCTTGCACCTTCGGGAGTTTGACAAGAAGAAGCTGATCTCTGTGGAGACAGATATTGTTGTTGATCACTATAAGGAAGAGAAGTTTGAGGAGAGCCAGCCAG CTGCAGAACGTCTGACAGAGAAAGAAGCTGAGGATCTGATGGCCTGGATGAGAAATGCCTTAGGCTCTCGAGTCACTGGTGTTAAG GTGACTACGCGGCTGGACACACACCCCGCCATGATCACTGTGCTCGAGATGGGGGCTGCCCGCCACTTTCTTCGCATGCAGCAGCTGGCCAAGACCCAAGAGGAGcgtgcccagctcctgcagcccaccCTGGAGATCAACACAGG GCATGCTCTGATTAAGAAGCTTAACGAGCTGAAGGACAGTCAGCCTGATCTGGCCCAGCTGTTGCTTGATCAG atTTATGAGAATGCCATGATAGCAGCAGGTCTGAATGAGGATCCCAGACCAATGGTGAGCCGGCTGAATGAACTCCTCACCAGAATCCTGGAGAAGAACTGA